One Mangifera indica cultivar Alphonso chromosome 4, CATAS_Mindica_2.1, whole genome shotgun sequence genomic region harbors:
- the LOC123214775 gene encoding alpha carbonic anhydrase 8-like has translation MFNSPTSLISFILISFLFASSIALSPASAPAPAMTLPAPVPAPIQTHPTPAPAPAQTYPAPSPSEITPALAPSPDVSTSPTPATPPSSIFFPPSQAPAPAPAAEESVAVSKSFAVSGSLAIALLAAILIV, from the coding sequence ATGTTTAACTCACCAACatctctcatttcttttattctaaTCTCATTCCTCTTTGCCTCCTCCATCGCTCTGTCTCCAGCTTCTGCTCCGGCTCCTGCCATGACTCTTCCAGCTCCCGTTCCGGCTCCTATCCAGACTCATCCAACTCCCGCTCCGGCTCCTGCCCAGACTTATCCAGCGCCATCTCCGTCCGAGATTACACCGGCCCTTGCTCCTTCTCCTGACGTCTCTACCTCACCGACTCCAGCAACTCCTCCTTCTTCGATCTTCTTCCCACCCTCTCAAGCTCCTGCTCCTGCTCCTGCAGCAGAAGAGAGCGTTGCCGTTTCGAAGAGCTTTGCTGTTTCTGGATCTTTGGCCATTGCCTTGCTCGCTGCCATTTTGATCGTGTAG